The window AGAGATACAGGTTAATTTTCCGGGTGGCCTGGGCAGCCCGGTAGCGCCACCAAATCAGGCAGGCGGCGAGGCCGGTTTGCCCGCAGGGCGTTAAATTTATTGCCTTGTTAGGGGCCTAATGGATACACCGTAAACCGGGCAAATAATGTCCTGCAACTTTTTTGTGCGCAGGATAATAGGTACGCCACAAACAATAGCGAACCCTGTTATAACTATTATTTAGCGCCACAGATAATTTAAATGCTGATAACCCGCGGGGCTTATCAGCATTTTTTGGTACCGGAGCATCTGTATACTATACGCTCTTGTACACATAACTGTTGGTTGATTACAAGGGGGATTGGCTATACTAATTGAATTTGATTATGGGCGAACTAACAGCGCCAGGAAGCATGATACAATTGCTGCTTGTATACATATCTGTCAAATTATTGTATTAAAACCTTTATTATCATTTATCATTGCCTGCCTGATTTGAAAGTATTATTTTTGATAAACAAGTAGTTATAGCATATTCAAATAGTCAGTTGTTGGATATTTACATGTATAGGAATAATATTTTTCCATATAAGTACATTAAGTGTTGCACGGTTTTAATGTGCCTGGCATTATCGTGCTTGGTAAACCGGGCAGTTGCGCAACAGGCCGCCATAATACGGGGCAGCGATTTCGGCAAACATAACCAGGTATTTCTTGATGATTCCCTTTGGTTTTTCCATCCCGGCGAATTGCCTGGCCAAAACCAGTCTATAACCAGCACTGCCGGTTGGGATACCCTGCACAATACCATTTTTGGCAAAACTAATGCGCCACGGCAATGGCGGGGCATGGGTTGGTTTGGTTTATGGGTAAGGGCGGATACAGCGCTGGTAAACAAAAAACTCTTCATCAGTATTAATCATGATGGTGCTTCTGAACTATTTTTGGATGGCAAACCTATAGGTGGCTACGGAAAGGTTGGACACTCGGCACACCAAATGGAAGCTATCCGTGCACCAAGGGAACTAATACCGCTTTGGTTAGCCGATACCCGCCCTCACCTGCTTACCATCCGGTATTCAAATTTTTTTGGTGTTTACTCCAATTTCCTGGGATTCCAGCTTTCTATCGGCGATTATGTAAAACGTGCCCAAAAAACAAGCGATGGTAAACGGCTGCTTGATTATTTGCCCATGTTTGCTGCTGCGCAGTTAATATTGGGGCTTTTACATTTCCTGTTTTTCCTGTTTTACCCCAGGCAAAAGCTTAATGCCTATTATGCGCTGTTTGTATTGCTGATAGGCATCAACGGAATTGCTGTTTACCAATTTTATTTAACACCATACCCATCGATACAATACCTTGCCGATTTTACAACTTTTGCGTGCAAGGCGCTCATTATGTGGTCGGCGGTAATTTTGCTGTACGTGCTTAATTACCGCCGGGTACCACGCTGGCGCGTGGCGGCATTAACCGTCATTACGCTGTTTTATTTTACAAGTTATATTTTAACGTTTTGGGTTTTCAGGGCGGATAAATGGGATGACTATTTTTCGGTAGCCTATTTTGTGTGTATGATGGATGGGTTATGGTCGGCAGCACAGGTTATTAAAAGGGGACAAAAAGATGCATGGCTTATTGGCATTGGTGTTGGCACCATAATATTGGTTTATTTTTTTGCCTGGGATGATACGTTTTCTGTTTGGGCCTATGGGCTCAACTCCATGCGCTTGTTTGTTATGGGCGCCGGATCATTGGTACTGCCGTTTTGTTTATCACTTTACCTTGCGCTTGATTTTGCACGCACTAATCAAAATCTTACAGTAAAACTGCGGGAGGTTGAAAACCTATCAGCCCGGGCCCTTGCCCAGGAGGCCGAGAAAACTGAACTGATAGCCACAGAGGCCCGGCGACTGGAGCAAATTGTGCAACTGCGTACTGCTGAGCTAAAAGAACAGGCCGATAAACTGATGGAGTTGGATGCGGTAAAATCGCGCTTTTTTACCAATATTACCCACGAGTTTAAAACGCCGCTTACACTAATCATGAACCCGGCTAAGGAGTTATTGCATACCGCTACCGGAGATACTAATAGAAACCTCCGGCTGATTATTTCCAATGCCGAACGTTTGCTGCAGTTGATAAATCAGTTGCTTGATTTAAGCAAGGTAGAAAGCGGCCTTATGGGCATAAACCTTGCACCTGTAGATTTTGTGGCGCTTATAAGGCTGCATACGCTCTCCTACGAATCGCTCGCTTTACAAAAAGGCATTTCCCTGCATTTTAAAGCCGACCAGGATGTTTTTTGGATGCTAACCGACAGGGATAAGATGGACAAGGTAATCCTCAATATATTATCAAACGCACTAAAATTTACTGACGAAGGGACCATAGAAATTACTTTATGCCAAAATTTGGAAGCACAAACCAACACCTTTACGCTTACCATAAGGGATACAGGTAAAGGGATACCCGCCGCCAAGCTGCCGTACATTTTTACCCGCTTTTACCAGGCCGATCCGTCGGATACGCGATCGGAAGAGGGCACCGGTATTGGCCTGGCGCTTACGAAAGAGCTGGTTGAATTGATGGGTGGTCAAATAACCGCCGACAGCACCGAGGGTTTGTTTACCCTTATCCGCATTGATATGCCATACCGGGCTGCCGATGCTGTTATTGAACAGGCATCGGAGTTGGTATTCAATGAATTATTTACGCCGATGGCAACTACCGATGAGGTTTTGGTGGCCGATGAAAGCAGCCCGCTCATCCTGCTTATTGAAGACCATCCTGAACTGAGGGAATTTATACGACAATCGTTAGGTGGCCGGTACCGGCTAATTACCGCAGGCGATGGTGAGGAAGGCATAACACTTGGTTTAAAGCACATACCCAACCTGGTTATTACCGACTTGATGATGCCCAGGGTAAGTGGCTATGAAGTGAGCAAAACGCTTAAAGGAGATGAAAAAACCAGCCATATTCCGGTGATCATCCTAACCGCCAGGGCCGACGTAGACAGCCGCATCCAGGGTATAGAAACCGGTGCCGATGGTTATTTGGCCAAACCCTTCGATCAGCGGGAATTGCTCGCCTTAATCGAAAATCTAATCAATATACGCGAGCAATTACGACTGCGCTACAGTACAAGCGACCTCTGGCTTAAAAACACCATCGTTCTGCCGTCAATTGAGCAGGATTTTATAGCGAGAATACGCCAGGCTGTTGAAAGCCACCTAAATGAAGAAGGTTACAGTGCCGATCAGCTTGCCTCAGATATGGGACTTAGCCGCACGCAATTACACCGTAAATTAAAAGGCCTTATTGGCCAGGCCCCGGGCGAACTCATCCGGATTGTTCGCCTGCAATATGCGCATGACCTTTTAGAACGCCGCGTGGCAACGGTATCCGAGGTGGCATATATGGTTGGCTTTGGCAGCCCTGCCAGCTTCTCGGCCAGTTTCTCGCGCCATTTCGGCTTCGCCCCAAGCAAGGTAGTTGAGGCCTAATATTTAACTATTAATAGTAGTTTGAAGGCAAAATTGTCTCCTGAAGATAAAAATTGCAACAAAATCGAAAGCATTTGCAACATTAGCGAAAGTGAATTTTCCGAACACATATGTTTATTTGCCTTTAAAATAATTCAATAATTTACAATAAACATCTTACTTATGGAATCAATTCAAAATGCAGCTTTAAACCGTGAAGACAAATTAGAAACTACAAGGACTGCTAAGGTATACACACTAAGCGGCCCCGCTACAGAGTTATTATTGCCAGGTAGCGGAGTGGTTATAGTAGCCAACGGCAACTCAACGTTTTATGACCAATTGGAACAGGCAGTTGTTTCATTAGATACTGACAAGATTAATGATTTGGCTTACAAAAACAAATTGGCCGTTAACAAGCTCAACAAAGTATCTGACGAGGAGGCGTTGGCGGCTTTAAAAGCAGCTCCGTTTATTGTCGACCTGAATTATGGAACGAAGACAATCGCTATAAATTTATTTACCATTAAAGATGTAGAAATCACAAAGGTGCTCTTTGCTTTTTCGGGAGGAGACTTTGATGCAAATAATTTTAAATATACCGTTTATTCAGATGATGAATTAATTATTGAACCAAAGGTTATGGTTATTCTTCATCAACCACATTTATCTGAATTAGAAAAGCAGGCAGTTAATATTCCAATCGAAAGATCTTCGATGAAATTTGGAAAGGTGGGGGGCGATGATACCCAATTCGCCACGCCAGCTTTAATAACCGCTACCTTAACGCCAGGCATTTTGGTTGCAACTGTTGCGACAATAGTTGGGTCACGTTGTCTTAAGTGGTATCAGGAGGCTACAACCAACGACATACCTGCCGCCGCCTTTAAAACCTCCAATCCAACAGTAAAGGAACTGGTTTTGGCCCGTCAAAAAATTATAGCGCGCACCATTTAAAAGAAATCACTTGAAACTAAATGATTACATAGGCTTATTATTAGGCCTCATGCTGGCCAAGTATTTTATTATTTCGGTGATGAGATATTTTCCGTTTGCAAAAAATTGGATAGACAGAGCTGATACACTTACGCTTATTCCAACCTGGACCTTTTTTGCGCCGGAACCCAACAGTACCGATTATTACCTTTTTTACAGAGTTTTTTCAGAAGACTTTCAGTCTCCATGGAGATTAACTGAGTTTGGCAACAAAAGAGCCTGGTACGGTTTTTTGTGGAACCCAAACCGGCGGCATAGGAAAGCTTTCTTTGATCTCTGCCAGTTAATATTGACAGTACCCGTTGAATCTCAGGAAGAAATATTATTTGGAGTGCCTTATTTACTGGTATTAAATCATGTAAATTATTTGTGCCGCCATGACTTAGGGCAATTAATTCAGTTTACAATTGCCAGGAAGGTGCCATGCCAGGGGGATAACCTTTCACAGGTATTTATATCTAACACACATCAATTATCTTAATGCTTGTAGACTTAAGTAAATTATTCAGCCCATCTGAAGGCGGCGCCGTTATGTTAACTACTCTCTGCGTCGCCTTTACAGTTATATTTATGAGTATCGAATATTTGTACCTGATTCAAAAACGCAGATTTGATACAAATACATTTTTTTCATGGGAAATTTCGGGTGCAAGAGATGGCTGGCTGTTTACAGGGTGGCGGGCAACTTTCTTCAACTCTGTTTTTGAAGGCAACAGATTTAGGGTGATCATCATCTTACGTTTGCTACTCGCCGCTTTGATTGTAGTCAATATAGAAAATCGTTTCTTTGTAAGTTTTTGCCTGTTTGTGCTTTTTTTCATATCCTGTTTAATCAATATCAGGCACACTCATGGGCGGGACGGGGCTGATGAGATTACATTTATAATATTATTAGGTTTAGCATCTTATTATGCTATTGATAAAGGATCGCTTTTAAGATGGGTTGGGCCGGGTTTTATTATAGCACAGCTTACGTTATCTTATTTTATATCCGGAATCTATAAACTAAAATCAGGTACATGGAGGGATGGCAGCGCTGTGAAAAAAGTATTGGCTACCGTTATTTACGGTAAACCCGGTTTGCTGTTCATCTTTAAAAATAAAACGGCGGCAATATTTTTCTGTTGGCTAATTATTATCTGGGAATGTACATTTCCCCTGGTATTTTTTTTGCCTCGGCCAATATGTTTTATTTGGTTAGTATTGGGCGCTGCATTTCATATATCCATGGCATTTGTTATGGGGTTAAACACATTTCTGTTTTCGTTTCTATCAGCATACCCGTTATTTTTCCTCCTGCTTTCACAAACTCGCGTTTTGTGTTAACGTATTTCACCACTACAAACATTTGATAGGTATTATACAGATGGTATGATTATGTTATAATAACTCATTTTCGTGTGATTGCTTCAGATGGGAAGCCAAAAAGCGACTGAAAACCTCCTGGTGTAGCGCATGTTACACGGGCTTTAATGCAGCTATGCATTATAACTACCAGTTAACTACATGCCCAAATATTAAACGTGGAAAGAAATGGAACAAACTCGAAAGCATGCGCAACATGTACAAAAGTATTTTTTAACAGTGTAGGGTTTATTTGCCTCCTTACATCAACATCCACTAAAGAAAATCTACCAGTTATGAAAACACACACAAAACACATTGCATTTACCACCAAACAAAACATCATCAAACCTCTCGGACAAAATGGGAACGGAACAATATCTGCCAAATCGCTTATTTTATATCCCTTCATTTTTATGCTGCTGGTCGCTTTTACTGGTTGCGGAAAACCTTCTAACAACCCCATCCCCAATGTAATCAATATTTCGGCCTGTGCTATTACAAGCGATGTGGACCAGGCGCTTGGTGCACGTAACTTTGAATATGATGATAAAGGCCTGCTTACAAAAATGACAGGGCCCAATTATTATTACGGCCCCTTTGTACGC is drawn from Mucilaginibacter ginsenosidivorax and contains these coding sequences:
- a CDS encoding ATP-binding protein, encoding MCLALSCLVNRAVAQQAAIIRGSDFGKHNQVFLDDSLWFFHPGELPGQNQSITSTAGWDTLHNTIFGKTNAPRQWRGMGWFGLWVRADTALVNKKLFISINHDGASELFLDGKPIGGYGKVGHSAHQMEAIRAPRELIPLWLADTRPHLLTIRYSNFFGVYSNFLGFQLSIGDYVKRAQKTSDGKRLLDYLPMFAAAQLILGLLHFLFFLFYPRQKLNAYYALFVLLIGINGIAVYQFYLTPYPSIQYLADFTTFACKALIMWSAVILLYVLNYRRVPRWRVAALTVITLFYFTSYILTFWVFRADKWDDYFSVAYFVCMMDGLWSAAQVIKRGQKDAWLIGIGVGTIILVYFFAWDDTFSVWAYGLNSMRLFVMGAGSLVLPFCLSLYLALDFARTNQNLTVKLREVENLSARALAQEAEKTELIATEARRLEQIVQLRTAELKEQADKLMELDAVKSRFFTNITHEFKTPLTLIMNPAKELLHTATGDTNRNLRLIISNAERLLQLINQLLDLSKVESGLMGINLAPVDFVALIRLHTLSYESLALQKGISLHFKADQDVFWMLTDRDKMDKVILNILSNALKFTDEGTIEITLCQNLEAQTNTFTLTIRDTGKGIPAAKLPYIFTRFYQADPSDTRSEEGTGIGLALTKELVELMGGQITADSTEGLFTLIRIDMPYRAADAVIEQASELVFNELFTPMATTDEVLVADESSPLILLIEDHPELREFIRQSLGGRYRLITAGDGEEGITLGLKHIPNLVITDLMMPRVSGYEVSKTLKGDEKTSHIPVIILTARADVDSRIQGIETGADGYLAKPFDQRELLALIENLINIREQLRLRYSTSDLWLKNTIVLPSIEQDFIARIRQAVESHLNEEGYSADQLASDMGLSRTQLHRKLKGLIGQAPGELIRIVRLQYAHDLLERRVATVSEVAYMVGFGSPASFSASFSRHFGFAPSKVVEA